TAGGTTTAAATTTTTAAGTTTTTATTGAGTTACATATGGTTAGTGGGGTTAGaaaaaaattggtttaaatgggTTAAAACTAGATAGGTTAATGGGTTTGAAAATCATTTTGTGTCGTAAATATTATTGGGTTTTAATTTTTATAgtattttgttttttaaaataaatatacatatagaatatataaaaacttaaaaattacaagtttttgGGCCATCGGGAAAGTGGTCTTGGACAGCCACCTACCTTGCCCTTGCCCATGCCCTTGGACGCCATGATGTTGCATTCATCTCAAGAACAACAATACAGTTTCTCAGTGTAATCTTATGTTGCAAAAACAAGCCAAAAAATAAGACTTGAGTCGATTGGATCGTGGTAGCTATATATGCTAAGATCAAATATGATGCAAGCGCTTGCTTCCTTTCTTAACATATGCCAGGTCTCGATCGAGTTTGGCTCGAAGAGGTTTAACAAATCGAGTGCATGAATAactccaaaaaaaaaatattatattatgtTTATTAAAACATGCTAAAAATTTGAAGCCCAAACAGTTGGAATAATATGTCTACTATGCTTAATATATAAAGAAGAAAAATGTCAACACATATATGGTTTTGAAAGTGAAGTTATCGGTTCTTGATCTTATCTTCCATTTTACATGACTACATGAGCTTCAATTCGATTAAGTTCAGCTGATCAACTTCGTATAATACTAACTTGTTTTGGGCTCTTATGTTTTGAACTATTTGTCATTCAGCTAATAGATATTATCTTAATATGTATAAATCTCATAGATTAATAGAAACATGTAACTGCGAAAGCTAGTGATCGACTGATCGATCATAGATTAATAGAAATATGTAACTGCGTAAGCTAGTGATCAACTGATCGAGGTAGTGATGTACCTTCCCAAGTTCATTTTCTCGGATAAAATGAAAGACCCCAAAACGGCGGTAATAACCATCCCAAGAGGATTGAACGCGGTTACAAAAACTGGTCCTCTCTCCTGCATTACAACTCCAGAAATGTAATATGCACATCCAGAGCAAAGTATTCCCTATAAAGACACCATACCAAAAATAAATTGTtagaaataagaaaaaaaaaataacacatagCTAATTGCCTAACGCCAATAGTTTAGAACATGTTAGTTTGTAATAAGTAACTCGATCAATTCTTCACATTTTTGTGGTGTATTCATGGAAAATATGTACCGAGAAATGTGTCATGAGAATttaaatctttgcatttaatattaaaaatgTGGAAAACCAGATTAAAAAAAGTCCACACTTATATTAGTGCCAAAAATCATCGCTAAAAAATGGATAACAAACTTATTTCTATATACTTATGAATGTGCAGTATAAAACCAATTATGTGCACCTCTGAAATCCTATTCCATTTAGTTTTCGAAAACCTGTTTCAACATTTCAAAAGACTACTATTTTTCCTTACACTGTAAATTGCCGCAAATAGTTTGATGTCCCAGTTAATCGACCATATTGAGGCATTGGCCCTCTCAGCCACCATAGTAAGTACGGAGCCTTCCAATGTGCCAATCATACACACGAGCGCAGTGAGAGAGAGCTCAGCCGGGTAGGACTTCAATGTAAGTGCCTTTGTTTGCACcaaagaaataaagaaaattaGAATCTTCTCATAAGCAGTAGACAGGAAAGTCCAAACGAGTTGGACCATTCGGCAAACAACCATAAGCGGTTTGGCTCAACTATGGGACGCTAATCCCATAATTTGGAGTTTCACTTTCAACAATGAAGATATCCCCCAAATTCTAAGAATTTTGAAATCATTCATTTTGTCTGTCTTAATTTCGTGCTTATTTTTGTCTTTAATTTCAATATTTAATTGTCAATTTTAATATTTGAAGGTTTTAAAATGCCTCTCAAATTGAAATTTCTCTTAATGTTTTATTAATTCATTAACATACATTTCCTAGCAAGAGTTAGCTCTTTTATAAGTTTGTGCTTCCCCTCTGCGTCAAATACCAACACATACTACTTTTTTTCTAGTTTGATTCATTAATTCCTTGAAACAAGATTGAATTTTGAATGGAAAACTTACTTGAACAATGACAAAACTTGCCAAAGAAAAACAACTCAAGGCGATCATGACAGATCCTTTAATCTGGTCTTGAGTATTGACAACGTTAACGGAAGTTTGATGATGAACAGTATGGTGATTTGTCCATGGAAATTGAAATGCAGGGCCTGTTATTAGTGTCATTATCATGGCTCCTCCAACCGTCACTAGTGTACCTATGATCTTCCCTTGGCTATGTATACTCTTCATCTTCACCATCTCAAGTCTatcaaaatattaaaaaaatatatatatcaactGAAAATATCAACTTCTAATTAAAGGGCTAGAGATTTGGCCATTCCCTTGATGTTTTCGAAAATTCGAATTTTGAATGCATATAGTATAGAGTTGACAAATATTCAATTTGGTTTCTATCAGTTAATACAACTCGCGGAATTAGTTCAAGGACTTTATTGGTAGAAAAGAATTTGAGTGACTTAAACATAATGACAGGGAAAATTAACTTACTGTAGTTTAGGGACATATATATGTTAATACTATGCTgctatgttatgttatatgtgaTTGAAATAATTTATAGGCTGATTCAAGATGAAATATAAGCTTTTATCCATGTAGTTGAACATATTTTCTGTTGTCCAAAACCCATGCACAAAGTCAAATCTAACCTGGCTTAGTAAGAGCATCGAGGATAAGAAAATCAATAAACACGAAAAACATGTATAATCAAATGATATATTACTACCacctttaatttttctttttttttttttttatttatcaacaGAAAATGCCACCGCCTAGATTTACAATTTGTTATAGTGTGATTACTCTATTTAAAATAATTACGAATAATGCCACCGTCTAGATTTATCCTTCCCTTCATAAAATTTACACACAAAATCATATTGGCATTTAATCCAAACATTATGGTAGTGTTTGGTACGCAGGAATGAGAGGCGGATCGAATGGAATGGACTATTACAAGGGAATGAAAAAACATTTGTTTGATTGGTCAAGGTAATAGAATCACCATCACATAAGATATTCCATTCACTCAAATTCATTTCATCCACAACTCCTGTTCTCTcttgtttttttttccattccattccctcacaCCCTTCATCATCAACACTaccaaccaccatcaccacccttCACTACTGCCACCAACCGTCGTCGCCGCCGACAACCGCTACCTCCACCCCGAGTCGTTGTCACCCTCCACAACCGGCCACAGCCGACCACCGCACCACCAACCTCAGCCACAACCGGCTACCACCACCAACTATCGCCACCCACCACTGACGCCGCCACCCGCCACTGCCATCAACACCAACTGCTGACCACCGCCGAAAACCACCATCGCCTCCGCCACCCTCCGCCACTGACCACTGGGgccaccacctgccaccaccaccgacCACCGCTACCCACCAGTGGCGCCTCAATCGCCACCGACCACCGGCGCCAACGCTAACTACCTcacgccgccgccacccaccgtcGCCGTCActgaccaccgccaccaccaccctccTCTGCCGCCAACACCCGCCGCCCACGCCACCAACGCCGAgacaccaccgccgccgccgccgccacgaTCGCCGCCATCCATCGCCGATTTTATTCTTTCGTCTTTTCCTGCCTACCAAACAACACGATGTAATCATTCGTTCCCACctacatggtaaccaaacaaggaCATGGATTGGTACTGGTTCATTTAAttcctttgttcatttcattacctcgtccatttcaTTCACttatccattccattaccacatacTAAACAGACCCTATATATGTAGCATAGTCTTATTAGTCTACTTGATTTTATTGATAATTACTCTTCAACAAAGTTGTGCTAAACTTACAAAATTATGATAATTTTAAGTCGTagcataattattattattactcgACAACAGTTTTGTTATAGCGTACTTAGTCTATTTACGAATTTGCCACCGCGTGGATTTATGTGTCATTCGCACGCAAAAACGGTATATGATGAAATGCTATATATGTGTATACATATACTAAAAAACTACCCACTACACAAATTATAGACCCATCCCCTGACCCCCACCCTTGATCACACCTCTATCTATTTGATGAATCATCACCGTGAACTCCACCAAAAATGGAGCCACCCAATGGTGAATCACACCAAGAATGTCAATATCATCTCTAAAAAAGGCTAAAAAATGACTTGTTGGGTTGGTTTAGTGTTGGTCAATAAACATATATGCCGTCTCTAGCTGTGACAGAATATAAGTAAACCGAAGTTTTATATAAAGCAACAAAACAAGTTGATAAGCAAAAAAATACCTTAGAATCCAAGCCATAACAAAGGTAATGGCTGGAACAATGTTGCACATGGCTGCCGCGAAAGTTGCAGTTGTAAGTTTCATTCCAGCAAAGTACAAGTTCTGGTCTATCACTGGCCTGTTATACAAAATCCACCATGAGTTTCTAGTGTTCTCTTTTCTCCTCCATTTTTGAAATAACAACATAGAATACTGAATACTTACTCTAGTAATCCCATTAACAAGATCTTCAGGAAGATTGAAATCGTCATCTTTGGCCTAACTTTCCTGTTAGCACCAAAAAAAACACTAATAAAAAACTGATAACAAAGAAAACTATAGATTCATATGACATGAAGAAACAGACCTTTCAAGGAAGAACGCAAAAGGACCAAAGAAGAGAGCAGCAATCGCGTTACGGTAAACAGCAAAAGTGTAATGATTTAAGCCTTTGTTTAGGGCAGACTTGACAACTAAGCCGTTTACAGCATACGAAGTTTGCAAGAAAATCATCAGCATAAAAGGCTTGGTACAGACATATGCCCTCTTAAACCACTCTTTAGACATGGTGGTTTCAGGTTATATTCTCTTTGATATTGTAATGGTTTTTAGTGGTATTTATACACAAGGTCTTTCTCTAAATGTTTAAAAAGTATGTCTTTCAGCATATCATTATATCAGAAGAACTAGTCC
This genomic stretch from Helianthus annuus cultivar XRQ/B chromosome 8, HanXRQr2.0-SUNRISE, whole genome shotgun sequence harbors:
- the LOC110916691 gene encoding WAT1-related protein At2g39510 isoform X2, which gives rise to MSKEWFKRAYVCTKPFMLMIFLQTSYAVNGLVVKSALNKGLNHYTFAVYRNAIAALFFGPFAFFLERKVRPKMTISIFLKILLMGLLEPVIDQNLYFAGMKLTTATFAAAMCNIVPAITFVMAWILRLEMVKMKSIHSQGKIIGTLVTVGGAMIMTLITGPAFQFPWTNHHTVHHQTSVNVVNTQDQIKGSVMIALSCFSLASFVIVQALTLKSYPAELSLTALVCMIGTLEGSVLTMVAERANASIWSINWDIKLFAAIYSGILCSGCAYYISGVVMQERGPVFVTAFNPLGMVITAVLGSFILSEKMNLGSVLGAVVIVVGLYLVLWGKSKDQNQQDQKASINQQHCDGKTLMLQHNVVESGNAHKVIMINDSY
- the LOC110916691 gene encoding WAT1-related protein At2g39510 isoform X1, producing the protein MSKEWFKRAYVCTKPFMLMIFLQTSYAVNGLVVKSALNKGLNHYTFAVYRNAIAALFFGPFAFFLERKVRPKMTISIFLKILLMGLLEPVIDQNLYFAGMKLTTATFAAAMCNIVPAITFVMAWILRLEMVKMKSIHSQGKIIGTLVTVGGAMIMTLITGPAFQFPWTNHHTVHHQTSVNVVNTQDQIKGSVMIALSCFSLASFVIVQALTLKSYPAELSLTALVCMIGTLEGSVLTMVAERANASIWSINWDIKLFAAIYSGILCSGCAYYISGVVMQERGPVFVTAFNPLGMVITAVLGSFILSEKMNLGSVLGAVVIVVGLYLVLWGKSKDQNQQDQKASINQQHCDGKTLMLQHNVVESGKDTGASSGQASGDLRL